In Osmerus mordax isolate fOsmMor3 chromosome 23, fOsmMor3.pri, whole genome shotgun sequence, one DNA window encodes the following:
- the hmx4 gene encoding H6 family homeobox 4 codes for MSGNMNKGDIPCRTASLAFTIDNILNLKHNKINLDAQYSKVQTDSGRKNDFQLRYHEDYDVQRRPDFIPQEPAQTANSASKDGYALVRKVCREDSTQMIDTCPRAESASSCDDLSEQHKPNAKTKAMAKKKTRTIFSKRQIFQLEATFDMKRYLSSAERACLANSLKLTETQVKIWFQNRRNKLKRQISTDIEGPVAADHFSDAGKNVQLPTLYKDSNVFGGCLLPMPFPVVYPAANNAPYFYFSNSGKYFSLFDTD; via the exons ATGTCGGGGAATATGAACAAAGGGGACATCCCATGTCGAACTGCTTCTTTGGCATTCACAATTGACAATATCCTTAATCTGAAGCACAACAAAATCAACTTGGACGCCCAGTATTCTAAAGTGCAAACGGACAGTGGACGTAAAAATGATTTCCAACTGCGGTACCACGAGGACTACGACGTTCAGAGGCGGCCAGACTTCATACCTCAAGAACCAG CGCAAACAGCAAACAGCGCCAGCAAAGACGGCTACGCTCTTGTTCGGAAAGTCTGCAGGGAGGACTCAACTCAGATGATTGACACTTGTCCAAGGGCTGAGAGCGCAAGCAGCTGCGATGATTTATCGGAGCAACACAAACCCAATGCTAAAACCAAAGCAATGGCAAAGAAGAAAACTCGCACTATATTCTCCAAACGGCAGATTTTTCAATTGGAAGCTACATTTGACATGAAAAGATATCTAAGCAGCGCAGAGCGCGCGTGTCTGGCGAATTCCTTAAAACTTACAGAGACCCAAGTCAAAATTTGGTTCCAGAACCGTCGGAATAAATTGAAGCGTCAAATATCCACAGACATAGAAGGACCAGTTGCCGCTGATCATTTTTCAGATGCTGGGAAAAATGTGCAATTACCAACTCTTTATAAAGACAGTAACGTTTTTGGCGGATGTTTGTTACCGATGCCTTTCCCAGTGGTATATCCAGCAGCAAACAATGCACCATACTTTTACTTTTCAAACTCTGGTAAATATTTCAGCTTGTTCGATACAGATTGA